TATGGCGAAGTTCGGACTTATTTCAAAGAGAAGCATGGAGGCTAGCCTCCATGCTTCTCTTCAAAAAATGACAATTTTTTGATGAGAAGCTAAGGACAGGCGCGCGGTGCCAGGTTTCACCGCGCGCTTTGAGAGAAATGGCTTGAAAAATGCACCGCCCGAGGCGGGGGCGGGCGGCGCATGGAGAAATGAACAAAAACGACTGCGAAATTTGGAGGGTTATAAGACAATAAAAAAATCTATTGACAAGCACAAGGCACTTTGATATAAAATAGTCGTAGTATTTGTTTCTTTATATTTAAATACTTGAGGAATAGTAGATATCTCACCTTGCTTATAGAGAGTCGGGGACACTGGAAGCCTGGCAGCAAAAAGATATCGAACGCGTCTCAATAAGGTAGCAGCCGAAGAAAGTCCTAAAAAAGGACAAGTAGGTGTCGCCGGCAGAGTCCGTCATCATGCTCACAGTTAATCGTTCCCTCTAAGTGGGATAGAGAACTGAACAAGGTTACTGCTTAAAGGCAGTAACGAAGAAGGATGGTACCGCGAAGTCAAAAGACTCTCGTTCCTTCATTACCAGCATTTTGCTGAGTCATGAGTGGGCGAGAGTTTTTTTTATCAATTTAATTAGTAATTTAAATATCATGCACAATTTATTTTCACGCCGTAATCGTCGTCGAAGAAAGAAACCTCAGAAGTTTCGCTAGTCGTGCATGCTTAAAAACACACTAAGACTTCTGAGGTTAAACTCAGAAGTCTTTTTTAGTTCTTAAACTATATAATCATGAAGAAAGTTATACTTGCATTCTCAGGTGGTCTCGATACCAGCTTTTGTGTTCCTTATCTTAAGGAGAAAGGATATCAAGTCATAACCATTACCGTAAATACGGGAGGATTCACCGCTAAGCAATTGAAAGAAATTGCGCATCAAGCAAAAAAACTTGGCTCACATAAGCATTTTGAAGTTGATGCTCAGGAGGCTCTTTTTGAGAAATTTGCAAGTTACATTATTAAAGCAAATTATCTCAAGGGTGGTGTATATCCCGCTTGCGTGGGACCTGAACGAAACATTATTGCTCTAGAGATCGCAAAGATCGCGAAACAAGAAAACATAGAATGTGTTGCGCACGGTTCAACTGCCGCGGGCAATGATCAGGTAAGGTTTGATTTGGCTTTGAGCGCGCTTTTGCCAAATTGTACCATTTTAGCACCAATTCGTGATGAAGAGTTAACACGTGAACAGGAGGTTGCCTTTTTGAAGAAGATCGGAGTGCATATTGATTCCGGCAAAAAGGATTATTCGATCAACGTCGGCTTACTGGGTACGACGATAGGAGGTAAGGAAACGCTTGGAACTAAAAAAACTCTCCCAGAGTGTGCGTTTCCATTGGTGAAATCTCTTGAGGAAGCGCAAAAACAGTCAACTTTACTTGAAATTGAATTCGCAAATGGTCTTCCGCTAAGCCTAAATGGAAAAGAAATGAACGGAGTAAAAATGATCAATGAGCTCAATGAAGTTGCAGCGGCTTGCGGTTTTGGGAAAGACTACCATATCGGCACAACAATTCTGGGGACAAAAGGGAGAATAGGGTTTGAGGCTCCGGCGATGAAAATTTTCATCAAAGCCCACTCCGAGCTTGAAAAATTAACGCTGACCTCAAAGCAGATATTTTGGAAAAACATACTAGGCACACTTTACGGAGATCTTATTCATGAAGGTCTTTACTTCGATCCGATAGTCAAAAACCTTGAGGCATTTTTGGATTCAGCCAATGAATTTGTGAGTGGAAAGATAAAATTAAAAATGCAAAAAGGACTGCTTATCATTACTTTTATCGAAAGCCCTTACTCTCTCTTAAACAGTAAATTTGGTGCTTATGGAGAGAAGGCGGGGGCATGGACAGGCATAGATGCCAAAGGATTTTGTAAACTTTACGGACTTGAAAGCGTTAACGCATTTTTAACCCACAAGCAACATGACTAAAAAAGATTTTATCACTGGCATGGAATTTTCTGCCAAGCAGCTGCAGGAAATAATAGATCTCGCCATTTCCTTCAAGAAAGGAAAAGTGCCACAGCATGCTGAAAGGATCATAACTTTGTTTTTTGCCAATCCTTCACTAAGAACCAGGCTTTCATTTGAGTCAGGAATGAAAAAAATGCAGGGGAAAGTAAACGTGCTGTCCGGAAATGATACATGGAATTTTGAATATAGAGAGGGCGCAGTGATGAATGCAGACAAACAGGAACATATCAAAGAGGCGGCTCAAGTTATCTCCAAATATACCGATTTGCTTGCTATCAGAAAAAGTGAATTGATTACAACAAAAAGCGATCAATCAGACTCAAATTGGAATGAACTCAAGAAAGATGAAGCAATAGCAACGTTAGCAAAGTATGCGACGGTTCCCGTGATCAACATGGAATCCAATATGTTCCATCCGTGCCAGGCTTTGGCAGACATAATGACGATGATTGAACAATTTAAAAGCATAAAGAATAAGAAATATGTTTTGACATGGGCTCCGCATCCGAAACCCTTACCTCTTGCCACTCCGCACTCGCAACTTCTTATGCCCGCGATGTTTGGCATGGATGTAACCCTTGCACATCCACCCAGCTTCAATTTGGATGAGGATGTTATCAAGCTGGCGAAAGCACAAGCCAAGGAAAGCGGCGGTTCATTACAAATTACACAGGACCAGGAGAAAGCACTGAAAAATGCCGATGTTGTTATGGCTAAAAGCTGGGCAAGCTTAAAATATTTTGGAGATTGGCAAAAAGAAACTAAGCACAGAAATAAGTTCAAAAACTGGATAATTGACAATGAAAAAATGTCCCTGACCAATGAAGCTATCTTCATGCATTGTCTACCTGTCAGAAGAAATGTTGTTGTTTCCGATGAAGTTTTGGATAGCGGCAAATCAATTATCATTCAGGAAGCTGAAAATCGAATGTGGGCACAAATGGCACTCATGCATTATTTGTTAACTCTTAAGTCATGAAAATTACATTAGATAAAATCGCATCAGTTACAAAAAACGCCGCATTAACACAGGAGGTTTCTATAACTGAAAATTTTAAGCCTAAAAATGGCTTGCTCCTGGTCGTGGAAGTCCTTGAGGACAAAAAAATCTACAACCAACTGGAATTGGCATCAGGAAGATTATCAACTCTGAAAAAAGGAGATGTACTTGCTGTCGCACTCGGCAATAGGAAGGCGCTAAAAGGCTTTGTCGGGGAAACTCCTGATAAATTAAAAGCTGGAGATATAATTCATATTCTCAATCTTGGCGGTGTTGCAGGAATTTGCACCAGCGAAAATATTAAGGAAGTTGGACATGCGCTACCGGTAAAAGTCCTTGGTGCTATTACCAATGGTAAGAAAAACTTAACTACAAAGGATTACAAAAAATTTGAGCCACGAAAATCGCTGACTTCCAAAGTCTCTCTCGTGGTAGTGAGCGGAACATGTATGAATGTGGGGAAAACAACGGTAGCATGCGAAATTATAAAAAAAGCTTCACAGGAAGGTTATACAGTTTTTGGTGCAAAATTGGCCGGAATTGCCGCACTTAGAGATACCGAAAATATGAATGACCACGGTGCACAGGAGAGCGTGTCTTTCCTCGATGCAGGTCTCACTTCAACGGTGCAGAATAATGGACATGTCATTACGGTTACAAAAGGAGCAATAGAATTTCTATCTAAGAAAAGCGCCGATTTTATAGTAATTGAATTCGGAGATGGTGTTTTTGGCGAGTATGGAGTGATGGATATATTAAAAGACAAAGAAATCCAGCAAAACATTGTTGCCCATATAGGATGCGCACATGATCCAATGGGAGCGATGAAATTGGCAGAGGTGTGCAAAGAGATCGGTGCACCATTAACAGTGATGTCTGGTCCTGTAACCGATAATGAAGTCGGCGCAAATTTTGTTGAAAAGCAAATAGGCATACCTGCTCTCAATGCTTATATGAAGGCAACTGATTTATTCCATTACATATCTTCAAAATGTCTAAAAAAATAGTATCCATCATCGGTGCAACAGGTTATACCGGCCTTGAACTCATCAGGCTTTTGGCCACTCATCCAAATACTGAGCTAAAATATGTAACCTCTGAAAGTCATACAGGGCAAAAGTTATGCGATATTTGGCCGCATTTAAATGGTATATGCGAGCTTACATTAAGCAATACACCTCTTGAGAAAATTGCAAAAGAAAGTGATTGCGTCTTTCTCGCATTACCTCATTTGCAGTCGCAAAAGATTGTTAAAAAACTACTCGGAAAAACCAAGATAATTGACTTGTCCGCTGATTTTAGGCTGAAAGACCCACTGCAATTCAAACAGGCCTATGGAGTAGAACACACTCTTATAGAAGCGCAGGGGGAATTTGTTTATGGGGTTCCGGAATTTACCAAATCTGAAATCGCAGAAGCACAAAATATCGCCAATCCAGGCTGCTTTGCAATTGCGGTGGAGCTCGCGCTTTACCCAATAAAAGAAATGATCGATTCCGTTTACGTTCAGGGGATAACCGGCTCAAGCGGATCAGGAAAATCACCCGGGAACGGAACCCATCACCCCATAAGAAACCATAATGTAAAGAGCTATAGAATCGGGTCGCATCAACATGAAGTCGAAATTATTCAAGAGCTTAACCTGTCTTCCAATCAGTTTGTTTTGGTTCCAACAAGTGGCCCTTTCGTAAGAGGGATTCATATAACGGCTTTTCTTGATCTAAAAACGACCTCAAAAAAAGGAAAAATCTTTGAACTGTTTAAAAAATCGTATAAAAATAGCCCTTTTATTAGAATAAAGCCGGAGGTGCAGATAGCTGACGTTGTTGGTTCCAATTATTGCGATATCTCCATCAATTTTTGCGGGGGGAAGATTGTGGTACAAGCCGTTATTGACAACCTTGTGAAAGGCGCAAGCGGTAACGCAATACAGAATTTCAATCTTATGTTCGGTTTCGAAGAAGTCACCGGATTAAAAAGCTTAACTCCTTTATTTCCATAAAAATTCAACATGATTTCGCTAAAAAATTCTCAAAAAGCATTGATTCAAACTTATATGCAATACCCGATTGAAATTGTGAAGGGCAACGGCAGTTTTGTTTGGAACAGTAATGGCAAAAAATATCTCGATTTTTATGGGGGACATGCGGTAGCCATTATTGGACATTGCTCAAAGCCTGTTACACATGCCATTAAGCAACAATGTAGCTCACTCATTTTCTACTCAAATGTTTTCCATACAAAGCCCGCAACTCTTCTGGCCATAAAATTAGTTAAAACGCTCCTTCCCGAAAAGTATCAAGTCTACTTTGCCAACTCCGGTTCAGAAGCCAACGAAGCGGCTTTGAAAATCGCCAGAAAACACACAGGGAAGAAGCACATTGTTTCTTTTAAAGATTCCTTTCACGGCAGATCAATCACCGCGCTTGGAGTGACAGGAATTGATTCATATCATCAATTTTCTCCAAATCTGGATTCATACACAACGTTTGCAGAGCTTGGGAATATTGAAAGCGTTGAAAAGGCAATTAACGTCGATACCGCCGCAGTTATTTGTGAACCTATCCAAAGTATTGGTGGTGTCAAAATGGCGGAAAAAGGCTTTTACAAAAAACTTGAAGCTTTATGCAAGAAAAAAGGTATCTTGCTTATTTTTGATGAAGTTCAAACAGGACTGGGAAGAACGGGAAATTTTTGGTTTTCAAAAAGTGTGGATGTAAAACCGGACATTATTACCACCGCAAAAGGTTTAGCTTCAGGTTTGCCGCTTTCGTCCGTATTGGTAAATAACAAAATCAGTAAATCAATAAAGCCAGGAGAGCATGCCACCACGTTTGGTGGCGGTCCGGTCGTTTGCGCCGCCGCACTTGCGACAGTTTCTGAAATACTCAAGAGGGGATTTTTACAAAAAGTGCAAAAAAACAGTAGCTATCTTAAATCCAAATTACTGAGCATTCCTTATATTCATTCGGTTTCGGGAGAAGGTTTTTTACTTGGTGTTCATTTCGAAAAATCTATGCCTGAACTTGTAAAACAATGTCTGCAAAAAGGCCTCATTATAGGCAGTTCCTGCGATTCATCAACTATTAGACTAATGCCGCCAATTTCTGTGAATAAAAAGGAAATCGATCTTTTTTTGGAGATTTTTACTTCAACTTTAACTTAAACTATTATGTCACCTGTTAAAAAAACATTTTATCTCAAAAAATTTAAAGGCAAGGTCTTTGTTGTCAAAATTGGAGGTGAAGTTATTCAGTCAAAAAAGATTCTTGAAAATATCTTAAAAGACGTAAAAGAACTCGTAGATAGCGGGGTCAAGATTGTGTTTGTTCATGGAGGCGGAACGCAAGCTGATCAAATATCCGAAAAACTTGGGTTTAAGCCACAAAAAATAGATGGTCGAAGAGTAACAACAGCTGAAGATTTGGAAGTCGTAAAAATGCTCTACGGCGGCACTCTAAACCTTGAAATACTGAGCATATTGAAAAAACTCGGAGCCAAGGGGATAAGAGTAAGCGGGCTGGATGGCAATCTTTTACAAGTCCATCTGAGGGATAAAAAGAATTTTGACTATGGATATGTTGGTGATATCAGCGCCGTAAATTCGGATATTCTGTATTCGCTTTTAAGCGAGCAATATCTGCCGATTGTTTCACCGATTGCGGCAACAGATGACGGCACGATCGTTAATATAAATGCAGATACAATTGCCGCTCAAATTGCCATCGCTTTAAAAGCGGAAAAGCTCATTTTGTTTACAAAAGCCAGTGGTGTGATGAATGGCGACAGACTTTTTAGTGCCCTAACAATCAAGGAGGCAGAAGGCCTGATAGAAGATCATGTCGTGACCGAAGGAATGATTGTAAAA
This window of the Candidatus Peregrinibacteria bacterium genome carries:
- the argG gene encoding argininosuccinate synthase, translated to MKKVILAFSGGLDTSFCVPYLKEKGYQVITITVNTGGFTAKQLKEIAHQAKKLGSHKHFEVDAQEALFEKFASYIIKANYLKGGVYPACVGPERNIIALEIAKIAKQENIECVAHGSTAAGNDQVRFDLALSALLPNCTILAPIRDEELTREQEVAFLKKIGVHIDSGKKDYSINVGLLGTTIGGKETLGTKKTLPECAFPLVKSLEEAQKQSTLLEIEFANGLPLSLNGKEMNGVKMINELNEVAAACGFGKDYHIGTTILGTKGRIGFEAPAMKIFIKAHSELEKLTLTSKQIFWKNILGTLYGDLIHEGLYFDPIVKNLEAFLDSANEFVSGKIKLKMQKGLLIITFIESPYSLLNSKFGAYGEKAGAWTGIDAKGFCKLYGLESVNAFLTHKQHD
- a CDS encoding N-acetylornithine carbamoyltransferase, giving the protein MTKKDFITGMEFSAKQLQEIIDLAISFKKGKVPQHAERIITLFFANPSLRTRLSFESGMKKMQGKVNVLSGNDTWNFEYREGAVMNADKQEHIKEAAQVISKYTDLLAIRKSELITTKSDQSDSNWNELKKDEAIATLAKYATVPVINMESNMFHPCQALADIMTMIEQFKSIKNKKYVLTWAPHPKPLPLATPHSQLLMPAMFGMDVTLAHPPSFNLDEDVIKLAKAQAKESGGSLQITQDQEKALKNADVVMAKSWASLKYFGDWQKETKHRNKFKNWIIDNEKMSLTNEAIFMHCLPVRRNVVVSDEVLDSGKSIIIQEAENRMWAQMALMHYLLTLKS
- the argC gene encoding N-acetyl-gamma-glutamyl-phosphate reductase codes for the protein MSKKIVSIIGATGYTGLELIRLLATHPNTELKYVTSESHTGQKLCDIWPHLNGICELTLSNTPLEKIAKESDCVFLALPHLQSQKIVKKLLGKTKIIDLSADFRLKDPLQFKQAYGVEHTLIEAQGEFVYGVPEFTKSEIAEAQNIANPGCFAIAVELALYPIKEMIDSVYVQGITGSSGSGKSPGNGTHHPIRNHNVKSYRIGSHQHEVEIIQELNLSSNQFVLVPTSGPFVRGIHITAFLDLKTTSKKGKIFELFKKSYKNSPFIRIKPEVQIADVVGSNYCDISINFCGGKIVVQAVIDNLVKGASGNAIQNFNLMFGFEEVTGLKSLTPLFP
- a CDS encoding aminotransferase class III-fold pyridoxal phosphate-dependent enzyme translates to MISLKNSQKALIQTYMQYPIEIVKGNGSFVWNSNGKKYLDFYGGHAVAIIGHCSKPVTHAIKQQCSSLIFYSNVFHTKPATLLAIKLVKTLLPEKYQVYFANSGSEANEAALKIARKHTGKKHIVSFKDSFHGRSITALGVTGIDSYHQFSPNLDSYTTFAELGNIESVEKAINVDTAAVICEPIQSIGGVKMAEKGFYKKLEALCKKKGILLIFDEVQTGLGRTGNFWFSKSVDVKPDIITTAKGLASGLPLSSVLVNNKISKSIKPGEHATTFGGGPVVCAAALATVSEILKRGFLQKVQKNSSYLKSKLLSIPYIHSVSGEGFLLGVHFEKSMPELVKQCLQKGLIIGSSCDSSTIRLMPPISVNKKEIDLFLEIFTSTLT
- the argB gene encoding acetylglutamate kinase; the protein is MSPVKKTFYLKKFKGKVFVVKIGGEVIQSKKILENILKDVKELVDSGVKIVFVHGGGTQADQISEKLGFKPQKIDGRRVTTAEDLEVVKMLYGGTLNLEILSILKKLGAKGIRVSGLDGNLLQVHLRDKKNFDYGYVGDISAVNSDILYSLLSEQYLPIVSPIAATDDGTIVNINADTIAAQIAIALKAEKLILFTKASGVMNGDRLFSALTIKEAEGLIEDHVVTEGMIVKVENSIQAAQNGVKRVHILNGLSPHSLLKEVMTTEGVGTMILSDSEKQIYLDE